A region of Subtercola boreus DNA encodes the following proteins:
- the pstC gene encoding phosphate ABC transporter permease subunit PstC encodes MFRFLSTGSAVLIMIILAGVALFLIISAIPAITADWGTNDQLNTGPTAAFPNFWAYVGPLIWGTLWSAAIALLFGAPVGIGIALFISHYAPRRLASILGYLVDLLAAVPSIVFGLWGIIVIRPFLIPLSDWLGANLGWIPIFGGPVTTTGSTILAGALVLAVMILPIITSISREIFLQTPRLHEEAALALGATRWEMIRMAVFPYAKSGIVSATLLGLGRALGETMAIALIISPAILVSVKLITEGQNSQTIAANIALNFPIATTLQRDALIGTGLMLFVISLVVNSVARIIVNGKPLGRKKKSKAKGPAAPGPLSRVPAGDFASATALDVVSGSSRAGNDDNGPTPEEDIEGARY; translated from the coding sequence ATCTTCCGCTTTCTGAGCACCGGCTCGGCCGTGCTCATCATGATCATCCTGGCGGGCGTCGCCCTCTTCCTGATCATCTCCGCCATCCCGGCCATCACGGCCGACTGGGGAACGAACGACCAGCTCAACACCGGCCCCACCGCGGCCTTCCCGAACTTCTGGGCCTATGTCGGCCCGCTGATCTGGGGAACGCTCTGGTCGGCGGCCATCGCCCTGCTCTTCGGAGCTCCGGTCGGCATCGGCATCGCCCTCTTCATCTCGCACTACGCACCCCGCCGCCTCGCGTCGATCCTCGGCTACCTGGTCGACCTGCTGGCCGCTGTGCCGTCGATCGTCTTCGGCCTCTGGGGCATCATCGTCATCCGGCCCTTCCTGATCCCGCTCTCCGACTGGCTGGGCGCGAACCTCGGCTGGATCCCCATCTTCGGCGGCCCCGTCACGACGACCGGCTCGACCATCCTCGCCGGCGCCCTGGTGCTGGCCGTCATGATCCTGCCGATCATCACGTCGATCTCCCGCGAGATCTTCCTCCAGACTCCGCGCCTGCACGAAGAGGCCGCCCTCGCTCTCGGCGCCACGCGCTGGGAGATGATCCGGATGGCCGTCTTCCCGTATGCGAAATCCGGAATCGTGAGCGCCACCCTCCTCGGCCTCGGCCGGGCGCTCGGCGAGACGATGGCGATCGCGCTGATCATCTCGCCCGCCATCCTGGTCTCGGTCAAGCTCATCACCGAGGGCCAGAACTCGCAGACGATCGCCGCGAACATCGCCCTGAACTTCCCCATCGCCACCACACTGCAGCGCGATGCGCTGATCGGCACCGGCCTGATGCTCTTCGTCATCTCCCTGGTGGTGAACTCGGTCGCCCGCATCATCGTGAACGGCAAGCCGCTCGGCCGCAAGAAGAAGTCGAAGGCGAAAGGGCCGGCCGCGCCTGGCCCGCTCAGCCGTGTGCCGGCCGGTGATTTCGCGTCGGCGACCGCACTCGATGTGGTCTCCGGATCCAGTCGCGCGGGCAACGACGACAACGGTCCCACCCCCGAAGAAGACATCGAAGGAGCGAGATATTGA
- a CDS encoding MFS transporter, whose amino-acid sequence MTKVTAASALPTDEEADARPMTNGRLAGRPQGVILLAGSCMPVLAATLITPVLPSMSEYFAETPGAATLVPLLIGIPALVVAILAPFAGSIVDRFNRRTILLVGLVLYALVGTMPLYLDSLYAIAASRLAVGVAEAAIITCCTTLLGDYFAGQRRNRYFGLQAVVTALAATVFFALGGALGATGWRTPFWVYAGSLIIFAFMIPLISQPIGAGRSASRRVSLPPIPWARLAGPCIVAIFGGIVFYAVIVQLSYVLTGIGVSATAIIGLASAVASLATAAGAISFRRLARLQAKRLLPLGFTLAAIGLLLIWVAGSSFALVLVGAVVASAGTGILLPTMLTWAVAGLGFEERGRGTGLWQSAFFLGQFLSPLAVLALTGITGALQPALGLLGIASLVIAVVIFGLLRNRSTSDFLK is encoded by the coding sequence ATGACGAAAGTCACCGCTGCCTCGGCGCTGCCAACCGACGAAGAGGCCGATGCCCGGCCGATGACCAATGGCAGGCTCGCCGGCAGGCCACAGGGCGTGATCCTCCTTGCGGGCAGCTGCATGCCCGTGCTCGCCGCGACGCTCATCACTCCCGTTCTCCCCTCGATGAGCGAGTACTTCGCAGAGACCCCCGGTGCGGCGACGCTCGTTCCTCTGCTGATCGGGATCCCGGCGCTCGTTGTCGCGATCCTGGCTCCGTTCGCCGGGAGCATTGTCGACCGGTTCAATCGCCGCACGATCCTCCTCGTTGGACTGGTGCTCTATGCGCTCGTCGGCACGATGCCGCTCTACCTCGACTCCCTCTACGCGATTGCGGCGAGCCGCCTCGCTGTCGGTGTGGCCGAGGCGGCGATCATCACGTGCTGCACCACGCTCCTCGGCGACTACTTCGCCGGCCAGCGGCGAAACCGCTATTTCGGGTTGCAGGCCGTCGTCACGGCGCTCGCAGCGACAGTCTTCTTCGCCCTCGGCGGTGCACTGGGTGCCACCGGATGGCGCACACCGTTCTGGGTGTACGCGGGTTCCCTGATCATCTTCGCGTTCATGATCCCCCTGATCTCCCAGCCGATCGGTGCGGGCCGTTCCGCGAGCCGACGGGTGAGTCTGCCCCCGATCCCGTGGGCCCGTCTCGCCGGGCCCTGCATCGTAGCCATCTTCGGTGGCATCGTCTTCTACGCGGTCATCGTGCAGCTCTCCTACGTGCTGACCGGCATCGGAGTCTCGGCAACGGCGATCATCGGGCTCGCGAGCGCGGTGGCGTCGCTCGCCACGGCGGCGGGCGCCATCTCGTTCAGGAGGCTGGCCCGCCTGCAGGCGAAGCGGCTTCTCCCGCTCGGTTTCACCCTCGCCGCGATCGGCCTGCTCCTGATCTGGGTGGCCGGAAGCTCGTTCGCGCTGGTGCTCGTGGGAGCCGTCGTCGCGAGTGCCGGAACGGGCATCCTGCTGCCGACGATGCTCACCTGGGCGGTGGCGGGCCTCGGCTTCGAGGAACGCGGCCGTGGCACGGGGCTCTGGCAGTCGGCGTTCTTCCTCGGGCAGTTCCTCTCGCCGCTCGCCGTGCTCGCCCTGACTGGCATCACCGGTGCGCTCCAGCCGGCGCTCGGGCTTCTCGGCATTGCGAGTCTCGTCATCGCCGTCGTCATCTTCGGGCTGCTGCGGAACCGGTCGACGAGCGACTTCCTGAAGTAG
- a CDS encoding anti-sigma factor produces MTKEEQYLQSGAYALDALTPAEQVDFERALVDSPELATEVEELRATALLLALAATPVEPSVDLKSRLMAQIAETPQGSDTPVSPQSTVQDAPQHPLAASSVDVPVTEAAPEVVGDSVFVPRTAAEDKARSRWFSRPVGALVAAAAAVAIFVGGGAVATQFLQNNSSSSSQQASASALAEIYAASDVQTAHSAITGGGEATVLWSPSVGKSAVVAQGLPSLPAGKTYEAWYINGTSVTPAGTFTPGGDATTWHVLTGSLTTGDVVGVTIEPAGGSQTPTSTPILTVAS; encoded by the coding sequence ATGACGAAAGAAGAGCAGTACCTCCAGTCGGGCGCCTATGCCCTCGACGCGCTGACCCCAGCCGAGCAGGTCGACTTCGAACGTGCGTTGGTCGATTCGCCCGAGCTGGCGACCGAGGTCGAGGAGTTGCGCGCCACGGCCCTGCTGCTGGCGCTCGCCGCGACACCGGTGGAGCCGTCGGTCGACCTGAAGAGCCGGCTGATGGCGCAGATCGCCGAGACGCCGCAGGGTTCCGACACTCCGGTCTCGCCGCAGTCGACGGTTCAGGATGCTCCGCAGCACCCTCTCGCCGCGTCTTCCGTTGACGTTCCTGTCACCGAGGCGGCTCCCGAGGTCGTCGGCGATTCGGTGTTCGTGCCCCGCACGGCCGCCGAGGACAAGGCCCGCTCCCGGTGGTTCTCCCGCCCGGTCGGTGCCCTGGTTGCTGCGGCGGCTGCCGTCGCGATCTTCGTGGGCGGCGGCGCTGTCGCCACCCAGTTCCTGCAGAACAACTCCTCATCGAGTTCGCAGCAGGCCTCGGCTAGCGCGCTGGCCGAGATCTACGCCGCCTCCGACGTGCAGACCGCACACAGTGCCATCACCGGCGGCGGAGAGGCGACGGTGCTCTGGTCGCCGTCCGTCGGCAAGTCCGCCGTCGTGGCGCAGGGCCTGCCCTCGCTTCCCGCGGGCAAGACCTACGAGGCCTGGTACATCAACGGCACCAGCGTCACCCCAGCGGGAACCTTCACGCCGGGCGGCGACGCCACGACGTGGCACGTTCTCACCGGCAGCCTGACGACAGGCGATGTCGTCGGTGTGACGATCGAGCCGGCCGGTGGGTCGCAGACGCCCACGTCGACGCCGATCCTGACGGTCGCCTCCTAA
- a CDS encoding acetyl-CoA C-acetyltransferase encodes MSEAFIFEAIRTPRGRNRKGSLHSVKPVDLVVGLLDETMRRNPDLDPARIDDLVLGVVSPVGEQGGDIARTAALVAGLPETVAGLQINRFCGSGLEAVNTAGQKVLSGWDSLVLAGGVESMSRVPIGSDGGALFSDPTTNHDLFHVPQGIGADLIATIEGFSREDVDAFAARSQERAEHAWASGYFERSVVPVTDLNGMIVLDHDEHRRPGTTVESLAPLKPAFEKLGSQAGYDAVALQKYHSLERIEHVHHGGNSSGIVDGAALVLVGNDRAAADFGLTPRARIVASAVTGSDPTIMLTGPTPATRKVLAKAGLTIDDIDLFELNEAFAAVVLKWVKDLGLPWEKVNVNGGAIAMGHPLGATGAMLVGTVLDELERRDQRRALISLCIGGGMGIATIIERV; translated from the coding sequence ATGTCGGAAGCGTTCATTTTCGAGGCCATCCGCACCCCGAGGGGCCGCAACCGGAAGGGCTCGCTGCACAGCGTGAAGCCGGTCGACCTCGTCGTCGGGCTCCTCGACGAGACGATGAGGCGCAACCCCGATCTCGATCCCGCCCGCATCGACGACCTGGTGCTCGGCGTGGTGTCGCCGGTCGGCGAGCAGGGCGGGGACATCGCGCGCACAGCCGCACTGGTCGCCGGGCTGCCCGAGACGGTGGCGGGCCTGCAGATCAACCGGTTCTGCGGCTCCGGGCTCGAGGCGGTGAACACGGCCGGCCAGAAGGTGCTCTCAGGCTGGGACAGCCTGGTGCTCGCCGGCGGTGTCGAGTCGATGTCGCGGGTGCCGATCGGGTCCGACGGCGGCGCCCTGTTCAGCGATCCGACCACGAACCACGACCTGTTCCACGTTCCGCAGGGCATCGGCGCAGACCTCATCGCAACGATCGAGGGCTTCAGCCGCGAGGATGTCGACGCCTTCGCCGCGCGCTCCCAGGAGCGGGCCGAGCACGCCTGGGCATCCGGCTACTTCGAACGGTCGGTCGTGCCGGTCACCGACCTGAACGGGATGATCGTGCTCGACCACGATGAACACCGCCGCCCCGGCACCACGGTCGAGAGCCTCGCTCCGCTGAAGCCCGCGTTCGAGAAGCTCGGCAGCCAGGCCGGCTACGACGCCGTCGCCCTGCAGAAGTACCACTCACTGGAGCGGATCGAGCACGTTCACCACGGCGGCAATTCGTCGGGGATCGTCGATGGCGCCGCCCTGGTGCTGGTCGGCAACGATCGGGCGGCCGCCGATTTCGGGCTCACGCCGCGGGCGCGCATCGTGGCCTCTGCGGTCACCGGATCCGACCCGACCATCATGCTCACTGGCCCGACACCGGCCACGCGGAAGGTGTTGGCGAAGGCTGGCCTGACGATCGACGACATCGACCTCTTCGAGCTGAACGAAGCCTTTGCGGCGGTCGTTCTGAAGTGGGTGAAGGATCTGGGCCTCCCCTGGGAGAAGGTCAACGTGAATGGCGGGGCGATCGCGATGGGCCATCCTCTGGGAGCGACCGGCGCGATGCTGGTCGGCACCGTGCTCGACGAGCTCGAGCGGCGCGACCAGCGGCGAGCGCTCATCTCCCTCTGCATCGGCGGCGGCATGGGTATCGCGACCATCATCGAGCGGGTCTGA
- a CDS encoding DNA-directed RNA polymerase subunit beta, whose protein sequence is MTDKPHKPTLFAGSTFEAFQGGEDPAHISRLAHDTAAALLSRVRADPDPGVIDRLIAYTDVNGIDAIAELWSRASARSLPGALWRIYLLRALTRQDPAQSSFVFQRGAELSSTIDPVVAGASTPTGPEEITALADQILRGLFEGDFAVALDRAAAFCRLMSSGCASLADDAEALDPARASELTTRALRFQSIAAELTACATLWRRDSLD, encoded by the coding sequence GTGACTGACAAACCGCACAAGCCGACCCTGTTCGCCGGTTCGACCTTCGAAGCGTTCCAGGGCGGCGAGGATCCCGCGCACATCAGCCGGCTCGCGCACGACACGGCGGCCGCGCTGCTCAGCCGGGTGCGTGCCGATCCCGACCCCGGGGTCATTGACCGGCTCATCGCGTACACCGACGTGAACGGCATCGATGCCATCGCAGAGCTCTGGTCCCGGGCATCCGCCCGCAGCCTGCCGGGGGCGCTCTGGCGCATCTACCTCCTGCGTGCGCTGACGCGGCAGGATCCGGCGCAGTCGAGTTTCGTGTTCCAGCGCGGTGCCGAGCTGTCGTCGACCATCGACCCTGTCGTCGCGGGTGCGTCGACGCCGACCGGGCCCGAGGAGATCACGGCGCTCGCCGACCAGATCCTCCGCGGGCTGTTCGAGGGTGACTTCGCGGTGGCACTCGACCGGGCCGCGGCGTTCTGCCGGTTGATGTCGAGTGGATGCGCGAGCCTCGCCGACGACGCCGAAGCCCTCGATCCGGCCAGGGCCAGCGAGCTGACCACGCGCGCGCTGCGGTTCCAGTCGATCGCCGCCGAGCTCACCGCCTGCGCGACGCTCTGGCGCCGCGACAGCCTCGACTAG
- a CDS encoding 3-hydroxyacyl-CoA dehydrogenase NAD-binding domain-containing protein — translation MSDSSTTTHTPTIRWEKSDDGIVILTLDDPNHSANTMNADYVASLDTALEQLTAEFDSVTGVILTSAKTTFVAGGDLNEILSHTDDDAAQISAHVARLKAQLRTLETYGRPVVAALNGAALGGGLEIALATHHRVLADVRGAVVGFPEVGLGLLPGGGGIVRSVRMLGIAVAIGEVLTTNRRFRPQEALAAGLVDEVVSTVDGLVPAARAWILSNPDARQPWDRPGHTIPGGAPSDPRIAATIPAYPATLRKTLKGVALPAPRAILAAAIEGADVDFETAEVIETRYFVSLATSRVAKNLITTFFDLRAVNAGASRPVGFEVEPPSRIGVLGAGMMGAGIAYVSAKAGLDVVLKDVSIEAAERGRQYSARLVEKDVDRGRSTAEQGAALLARIRPTADPADFSGVDFVIEAVFESVELKQAVFQEIQNVVRPDSVLGSNTSTLPITTLAEGVERSADFIGIHFFSPVDRMPLVEIITGRETSERTLARAFDFARQIGKSPIVVNDSRGFFTSRVIMTFLNEAVAALGEGVDPASIEQAGLQAGYPAGPLQLLDELTLTLPRRVRDEATAATSRTGDARTPHGADAVIDRMIDEFDRPGRSSGRGFYEYDENGRRTRLWPGLRKAYPAGRANVPFDDLKERMLFAEAIETVKCFDEGVLRSAADANVGSLLGIGFPAWTGGVVQYVESYPGGIAGFVDRARELSARYGERFAPPDSLVERAGTSIPSHI, via the coding sequence ATGAGCGACAGCAGCACCACGACTCACACCCCCACGATCCGCTGGGAGAAGAGCGACGACGGCATCGTCATCCTCACCCTCGACGACCCGAACCACAGCGCCAACACGATGAACGCCGACTACGTCGCCTCGCTCGACACCGCGCTCGAACAGCTCACGGCCGAATTCGACTCGGTCACCGGTGTGATCCTCACGTCGGCCAAGACGACATTCGTGGCTGGCGGTGACCTGAACGAGATCCTCAGCCACACCGACGACGACGCGGCGCAGATCTCCGCCCATGTCGCGCGGCTCAAGGCCCAGCTGCGCACCCTCGAGACGTATGGCCGGCCAGTCGTCGCGGCCCTGAACGGTGCTGCGCTCGGCGGCGGTCTCGAGATCGCCCTCGCCACCCACCACCGGGTGCTCGCCGATGTGCGCGGGGCCGTCGTCGGGTTCCCCGAGGTCGGCCTCGGGCTGCTTCCCGGTGGTGGGGGCATCGTGCGCTCGGTGCGGATGCTCGGGATCGCGGTCGCGATCGGCGAGGTTCTGACGACGAACAGACGCTTCCGCCCGCAGGAGGCGCTTGCCGCAGGCCTCGTCGACGAGGTCGTGTCGACGGTCGACGGGCTTGTGCCGGCCGCGCGGGCCTGGATCCTGTCCAACCCGGATGCCCGCCAGCCCTGGGATCGCCCGGGCCACACCATCCCGGGCGGCGCCCCCTCCGACCCGCGCATCGCGGCGACGATCCCGGCCTACCCCGCGACCCTCCGCAAGACGCTGAAGGGCGTGGCCCTGCCCGCCCCCCGCGCCATCCTCGCCGCCGCGATCGAGGGGGCGGATGTCGACTTCGAGACCGCCGAGGTGATCGAGACCCGCTATTTCGTGAGCCTCGCCACCAGCCGTGTCGCCAAGAACCTCATCACGACCTTCTTCGACCTGCGCGCCGTCAACGCGGGGGCCAGCCGGCCGGTCGGCTTCGAAGTCGAACCGCCCTCGAGGATCGGTGTGCTGGGCGCCGGGATGATGGGCGCGGGAATCGCCTACGTGAGCGCGAAGGCCGGCCTCGACGTGGTTCTGAAGGATGTGAGCATCGAGGCTGCCGAACGCGGGAGGCAGTATTCCGCCAGGCTGGTCGAGAAGGACGTCGACCGGGGCCGCTCCACCGCCGAGCAGGGTGCGGCACTCCTGGCACGCATCAGACCGACCGCGGATCCCGCAGACTTCAGCGGCGTCGACTTCGTGATCGAGGCGGTCTTCGAGTCCGTGGAGCTGAAACAAGCGGTGTTCCAGGAGATCCAGAACGTCGTGCGGCCCGATTCCGTCCTCGGTTCGAACACCTCGACGCTGCCGATCACGACACTCGCCGAAGGAGTCGAGCGCTCGGCCGACTTCATCGGCATCCACTTCTTCTCCCCCGTCGACCGGATGCCACTGGTCGAGATCATCACGGGCCGCGAGACGTCGGAGCGAACCCTCGCCCGCGCCTTCGACTTCGCCCGCCAGATCGGGAAGAGTCCGATCGTCGTGAACGACAGCCGCGGGTTCTTCACCAGCCGCGTCATCATGACGTTCCTCAACGAAGCCGTGGCGGCCCTCGGCGAGGGCGTCGATCCTGCGTCGATCGAGCAGGCTGGCCTCCAGGCCGGCTACCCGGCAGGTCCGCTCCAACTCCTCGACGAGCTCACCCTGACGTTGCCGCGTCGGGTGCGCGATGAGGCGACGGCCGCGACATCCAGAACCGGCGATGCCCGAACGCCGCACGGCGCCGACGCTGTCATCGACCGGATGATCGACGAATTCGACAGGCCCGGGCGTTCGAGCGGGCGCGGGTTCTACGAGTACGACGAGAACGGCAGGCGCACCCGCCTCTGGCCGGGTCTCCGGAAGGCGTATCCGGCCGGCCGGGCGAACGTTCCCTTCGACGACCTGAAGGAGCGGATGCTGTTCGCCGAAGCGATCGAAACGGTGAAGTGTTTCGATGAGGGCGTTCTGCGTTCGGCGGCCGATGCGAATGTCGGTTCACTGCTCGGAATCGGTTTCCCTGCGTGGACGGGCGGCGTCGTGCAGTACGTGGAGTCCTATCCCGGCGGCATCGCGGGGTTCGTCGACCGTGCGCGCGAGCTCAGCGCGCGATACGGCGAGCGATTCGCCCCGCCCGACTCCCTTGTCGAGAGAGCGGGAACAAGCATCCCGTCACACATTTGA
- a CDS encoding sigma-70 family RNA polymerase sigma factor, with protein MLKLVTQHIERGDTDLEESLDSLLHKVAVADQRAFSELYDRVAPRVLGLIRRLLIDYAQSEEVAQEVFLEIWKTADRFDTGRGAAMSWILTMAHRRAVDRVRASQAGHDRDTKIGIRDLEREYDQTAETVEIRIEHERVKKAMGQLTELQRQAISLAYYGGYSHSEVAELLHVPIGTVKTRLRDGMIRLRDEMGVTK; from the coding sequence ATGCTTAAACTTGTGACCCAACACATCGAACGTGGCGACACCGACCTGGAGGAGAGTCTCGACTCTCTTCTTCACAAGGTGGCTGTCGCCGACCAACGGGCCTTTTCCGAGCTGTACGACAGGGTTGCTCCTCGAGTTCTGGGTCTGATCAGGCGTCTTCTCATCGACTACGCACAGTCCGAAGAAGTGGCGCAGGAGGTCTTCCTGGAGATCTGGAAGACCGCCGACCGCTTCGACACGGGCAGGGGTGCTGCCATGTCGTGGATCCTCACGATGGCTCACCGCCGTGCGGTCGACCGTGTGCGTGCCTCCCAGGCAGGCCACGATCGCGACACCAAGATCGGCATCAGGGACCTGGAACGTGAATACGACCAGACCGCTGAGACCGTCGAGATCCGCATCGAGCACGAGAGGGTGAAGAAGGCCATGGGCCAACTGACCGAGCTTCAACGCCAGGCCATCTCTCTCGCGTACTACGGCGGCTACAGCCACTCCGAGGTGGCAGAACTCCTTCATGTGCCGATCGGCACGGTGAAGACACGACTACGCGATGGAATGATTCGCCTGAGAGACGAGATGGGGGTTACGAAATGA
- the pstB gene encoding phosphate ABC transporter ATP-binding protein PstB, whose product MSKRIEVNDLNVYYSDFLAVEGVTITIEPRTVTAFIGPSGCGKSTFLRTLNRMHEVIPGAHVEGEVLIDGNNLYAAGVDPVMVRRQVGMVFQRANPFPTMSIRDNVLAGLKLNNRRLSKGDGDDLVEKGLRGANLWNEVKDRLNLPGGGLSGGQQQRLCIARAITVSPDVLLMDEPCSALDPISTLAIEDLITELKEDYTIVIVTHNMQQASRVSDKTAFFNIAGTGKPGKLIEYNDTTAIFGSPTKKETEDYVSGRFG is encoded by the coding sequence GTGTCAAAGCGAATCGAAGTCAACGACCTCAACGTGTACTACAGCGACTTCCTCGCTGTGGAGGGCGTCACGATCACCATCGAACCCCGCACCGTCACGGCCTTCATCGGCCCCTCGGGCTGCGGCAAGTCGACGTTCCTCCGCACGCTCAACCGGATGCACGAAGTGATCCCCGGCGCTCACGTCGAGGGTGAGGTGCTGATCGACGGCAACAACCTCTACGCGGCCGGCGTCGACCCCGTCATGGTGCGACGCCAGGTGGGCATGGTGTTCCAGCGGGCAAACCCGTTCCCGACGATGTCGATCCGCGACAACGTGCTGGCCGGCCTCAAGCTGAACAACCGCCGCCTCTCGAAGGGCGACGGCGACGACCTCGTCGAGAAGGGCCTCCGCGGAGCGAACCTCTGGAACGAGGTCAAGGATCGCCTGAACCTGCCCGGCGGCGGCCTCTCGGGCGGCCAGCAGCAGCGGCTCTGCATCGCCCGCGCCATCACTGTCTCGCCCGACGTGCTCCTGATGGACGAGCCCTGCTCGGCCCTCGACCCGATCTCCACTCTCGCGATCGAGGACCTCATCACCGAGCTCAAAGAGGACTACACGATCGTCATCGTGACCCACAACATGCAGCAGGCCAGCCGCGTCTCCGACAAGACGGCCTTCTTCAACATCGCCGGCACCGGCAAGCCCGGCAAACTGATCGAGTACAACGACACCACCGCGATCTTCGGCAGCCCGACCAAGAAGGAGACCGAGGACTACGTCAGCGGTCGCTTCGGGTAA
- the pstA gene encoding phosphate ABC transporter permease PstA codes for MLTALSQRTKPTGPVGNSLTTGQLPRFAELYVLAGAAVVSALLLLLIGFNLVGWLVLTAVLYLIALGILSLVVENRRKATDRLVRGLVTVAFLLALIPLVSTLSTVIIQGAGQLSWSFITQTGGSSFNADTLEVTQTAGALQAIVGTLIITGIAALISIPIGLFTSIYLVEYALPKQWLARTVTFLVDVMTGIPSIVAGLFAFSLFSILVGPKAFSGFSASIALSVLMIPTVVRACEEMLRLVPADLREASYALGVSKFATIVKIVLPTAIAGLITGIMLAVARVIGETAPIFLAASFTDNFNSNPFDGPMQTLPVLAYTGYAFPGADIAASNASAWGAALLLVILVVILNLIARIVAKIFAPKGAR; via the coding sequence ATATTGACCGCCCTCAGCCAGCGCACGAAGCCCACCGGACCGGTCGGCAACTCGCTGACCACAGGACAGCTGCCCCGCTTCGCCGAACTGTACGTTCTCGCGGGTGCCGCCGTCGTCAGCGCACTGCTCCTGCTGCTCATCGGATTCAACCTCGTCGGATGGCTCGTTCTGACCGCCGTGCTCTACCTGATCGCCCTCGGCATCCTGTCGCTGGTCGTAGAGAACCGCCGGAAGGCCACTGACCGCCTCGTCCGGGGACTCGTCACCGTCGCCTTCCTGCTGGCGCTCATCCCGCTCGTCTCGACGCTGTCGACCGTGATCATCCAGGGTGCCGGCCAGCTCAGCTGGAGCTTCATCACCCAGACCGGCGGTTCCAGCTTCAACGCCGACACCCTCGAGGTGACCCAGACGGCTGGCGCGCTGCAGGCCATCGTCGGAACGCTGATCATCACCGGCATCGCGGCGCTGATCTCGATCCCGATCGGTCTGTTCACCTCGATCTACCTCGTCGAGTACGCGCTGCCGAAGCAGTGGCTCGCCCGCACGGTCACCTTCCTGGTCGACGTCATGACGGGCATCCCGTCGATCGTCGCCGGTCTCTTCGCCTTCTCGCTCTTCTCGATCCTCGTCGGCCCCAAGGCGTTCAGCGGGTTCTCCGCCTCCATCGCCCTCTCGGTGCTGATGATCCCGACCGTCGTCCGCGCCTGCGAAGAGATGCTGCGGCTCGTGCCGGCCGACCTCCGCGAGGCGTCGTATGCCCTCGGCGTGTCGAAGTTCGCCACCATTGTCAAGATCGTGCTGCCCACCGCCATCGCCGGCCTCATCACCGGAATCATGCTGGCTGTCGCCCGCGTCATCGGTGAGACCGCGCCGATCTTCCTCGCGGCGAGCTTCACCGACAACTTCAACTCGAACCCGTTCGACGGACCGATGCAGACCCTGCCGGTGCTCGCCTACACGGGCTACGCCTTCCCGGGTGCCGACATCGCGGCCTCGAACGCGTCGGCGTGGGGCGCCGCCCTCCTTCTGGTGATCCTCGTGGTCATCCTGAACCTCATCGCGCGCATCGTCGCGAAGATCTTCGCTCCCAAGGGTGCGCGCTGA